From Pseudonocardia autotrophica, one genomic window encodes:
- a CDS encoding TIGR03084 family metal-binding protein, producing MAAAVSMDALLDDLEAESAVVRAMVADLDDAGIGAATPAEGWSIRDQLTHLAYFDEAATLAAVDPDTFRTRAAALLEAGPGFPDRIAADHAGLGAEEVRAWFAGARDALVGTFRGIEPKTRLPWYGPDMSALSSITARLMETWAHGQDVADALGMLREPTDRLRHVAHLGIQTFGFTFRNNGREIPDAPVRVELAAPSGALWTWGPADAADRVTGSALGFCLVATQRRHRDDTDVATTGPVAAEWISIAQTFANPPGPGRAPGAVAAAFPTPPRTPAGGSA from the coding sequence ATGGCAGCAGCGGTGTCCATGGATGCGCTCCTCGACGACCTCGAGGCCGAGAGCGCGGTCGTCCGGGCGATGGTCGCCGACCTCGACGACGCCGGTATCGGCGCCGCCACCCCGGCCGAGGGCTGGAGCATCCGCGACCAACTCACCCACCTCGCCTACTTCGACGAGGCGGCCACCCTGGCCGCGGTGGACCCGGACACCTTCCGCACCCGGGCCGCCGCGCTGCTGGAGGCGGGGCCCGGTTTTCCCGACCGGATCGCCGCGGACCACGCGGGGCTCGGCGCCGAGGAGGTCCGGGCCTGGTTCGCCGGGGCCCGCGACGCGCTCGTCGGCACCTTCCGCGGCATCGAGCCGAAGACCCGGCTGCCCTGGTACGGGCCGGACATGAGCGCCCTGTCCTCGATCACCGCCCGGCTGATGGAGACCTGGGCGCACGGCCAGGACGTCGCCGACGCGCTCGGGATGCTCCGGGAACCGACCGACCGACTGCGCCACGTCGCCCACCTGGGGATACAGACCTTCGGCTTCACCTTCCGCAACAACGGCCGCGAGATCCCGGACGCGCCCGTGCGGGTGGAGCTGGCCGCCCCCTCCGGCGCGCTGTGGACCTGGGGCCCGGCGGACGCCGCCGACCGGGTCACCGGCTCCGCGCTCGGCTTCTGCCTGGTCGCGACCCAGCGCAGGCACCGCGACGACACCGACGTGGCCACGACCGGGCCGGTCGCCGCCGAGTGGATCTCGATCGCCCAGACCTTCGCCAACCCGCCCGGCCCAGGGCGCGCCCCCGGCGCCGTCGCCGCGGCCTTCCCCACTCCGCCCCGGACACCCGCAGGAGGATCCGCATGA
- the nuoH gene encoding NADH-quinone oxidoreductase subunit NuoH, with protein sequence MTPAQQLLADDPIWLILTKVVGLFVLGLLLTMFMIVWERKAVGRMQHRPGPNRTGPGGWLQSLADALKLAFKEDIMPAMADKKVYFIAPIISTIPAFVALSVIPFGGEVTIFGQQTVLQLVDVPVGVLVVLACSSIGVYGIVLGGWASGSPYSLLGSLRSAAQVISYEIALGLAVVGVVLYAGSLSTATIVGAQAQGWYVWLLFPSFVVFVIAMVGETNRAPFDLPEAESELVGGFHTEYSSLKFALFFLAEYVNMVTVSAMAVTLFLGGGMWPWPLSFLNEYGWMQFVAFILKTLLFLFMFIWLRGTLPRFRYDQFMKLGWKVLVPVMLVWIVAIFGIRAFLGTGSDNYVLLLSLIGFALSVVAVVALLLPDRQTEPPPVEPASDYPVPPLDLVVPDSPRMRQETERPGRRVE encoded by the coding sequence ATGACCCCGGCCCAACAGCTGCTGGCCGACGACCCGATCTGGCTGATCCTGACCAAGGTCGTCGGACTGTTCGTGCTCGGCCTGCTCCTGACCATGTTCATGATCGTGTGGGAGCGCAAGGCCGTCGGCCGGATGCAGCACCGGCCCGGTCCGAATCGGACCGGCCCCGGTGGCTGGCTGCAGAGCCTCGCCGACGCGCTGAAGCTGGCGTTCAAGGAAGACATCATGCCGGCGATGGCCGACAAGAAGGTCTACTTCATCGCCCCGATCATCTCCACGATCCCGGCGTTCGTGGCCCTGTCGGTGATCCCGTTCGGCGGTGAGGTCACGATCTTCGGGCAGCAGACGGTGCTGCAGCTGGTCGACGTCCCGGTCGGCGTGCTGGTGGTGTTGGCCTGCTCCTCGATCGGTGTCTACGGCATCGTGCTCGGTGGCTGGGCGTCCGGCTCGCCGTACTCGCTGCTGGGCTCGCTGCGCTCGGCCGCCCAGGTCATCTCCTACGAGATCGCGCTCGGTCTGGCCGTGGTCGGTGTGGTGCTCTACGCCGGGTCGCTGTCCACCGCGACGATCGTCGGGGCACAGGCACAGGGCTGGTACGTCTGGCTGCTGTTCCCGAGCTTCGTGGTGTTCGTGATCGCGATGGTCGGCGAGACCAACCGGGCGCCGTTCGACCTGCCCGAGGCCGAGTCCGAGCTGGTCGGCGGTTTCCACACCGAGTACTCGTCGCTGAAGTTCGCGCTGTTCTTCCTCGCCGAGTACGTGAACATGGTGACCGTCTCGGCGATGGCGGTGACGCTGTTCCTCGGTGGCGGGATGTGGCCGTGGCCGTTGAGCTTCCTCAACGAGTACGGCTGGATGCAGTTCGTGGCCTTCATCCTGAAGACCCTGCTGTTCCTGTTCATGTTCATCTGGCTGCGCGGGACCCTGCCCCGGTTCCGCTACGACCAGTTCATGAAGCTGGGCTGGAAGGTCCTGGTCCCGGTGATGCTGGTCTGGATCGTCGCGATCTTCGGCATCCGCGCCTTCCTCGGCACCGGTTCGGACAACTATGTACTGCTGCTGTCGCTGATCGGGTTCGCGCTCAGCGTCGTCGCGGTGGTGGCGCTCCTGCTGCCCGACCGGCAGACGGAGCCGCCGCCGGTCGAACCGGCCTCGGACTACCCCGTCCCGCCGCTGGACCTGGTGGTCCCCGACTCGCCACGAATGCGGCAGGAGACCGAGCGACCCGGCCGCCGCGTGGAATAG
- the mraY gene encoding phospho-N-acetylmuramoyl-pentapeptide-transferase translates to MKGVFIAAGVALAVSILLTPYLIRLFARQGLGQEIREEGPRTHRSKRGTPTMGGVAILLALWLGYLVAHAVTREPMTASALLVLGLTTALGIVGFLDDFIGIVRARNLGLNKTGKTIGQFLTATIFAVLALRFADGAGTTPGSPYLSFVRDIAFWSLGAVGFVVLANVIIYAWSNAVNLTDGLDGLAAGSSALVLGVYVIISFWQFRNDCSAGAAAGCYEVRDPLDVAVVAAAAMGACIGFLWWNAAPAGIFMGDTGSLALGGLLAGLSIVTRTELLLLVIGGVFVVEVLSVSLQILVFRTVKRRMFRMAPFHHHFELGGWAETTVIIRFWLLGVICAALGLGVFFNEWFGLVGA, encoded by the coding sequence GTGAAGGGTGTCTTCATCGCAGCCGGGGTGGCGCTGGCGGTCTCGATCCTGCTGACCCCGTACCTGATCCGGCTCTTCGCCCGCCAAGGCCTGGGCCAGGAGATCCGGGAGGAGGGCCCGCGGACCCACCGGTCGAAGCGGGGCACACCCACGATGGGTGGCGTCGCGATCCTGCTCGCCCTGTGGCTGGGCTACCTCGTCGCGCATGCCGTGACCCGCGAACCGATGACCGCGTCGGCGCTGCTGGTCCTCGGGCTGACCACGGCCCTGGGGATCGTAGGGTTCCTGGACGACTTCATCGGGATCGTCCGGGCACGCAATCTCGGCCTGAACAAGACCGGCAAGACGATCGGCCAGTTCCTCACCGCGACGATCTTCGCCGTGCTCGCGCTGCGCTTCGCCGACGGTGCGGGGACGACCCCGGGCTCGCCGTACCTGTCGTTCGTGCGGGACATCGCGTTCTGGTCGCTCGGCGCGGTCGGGTTCGTGGTCCTCGCCAACGTGATCATCTACGCCTGGTCGAACGCGGTGAACCTGACCGACGGCCTCGACGGGCTGGCCGCCGGCAGCTCGGCCCTGGTGCTCGGGGTGTACGTGATCATCAGCTTCTGGCAGTTCCGCAACGACTGCTCGGCCGGCGCGGCCGCCGGCTGCTACGAGGTCCGCGATCCGCTCGACGTCGCCGTGGTCGCCGCCGCCGCGATGGGTGCCTGTATCGGTTTCCTGTGGTGGAACGCCGCCCCGGCCGGGATCTTCATGGGCGATACCGGTTCGCTCGCACTCGGCGGCCTGCTGGCCGGCCTGTCGATCGTCACGCGCACCGAGCTGTTGCTGCTGGTGATCGGCGGGGTCTTCGTCGTCGAGGTGTTGTCGGTGTCGCTGCAGATCCTGGTGTTCCGCACGGTCAAACGGCGGATGTTCCGGATGGCGCCGTTCCACCACCACTTCGAGCTCGGCGGGTGGGCCGAGACCACGGTGATCATCCGGTTCTGGCTGCTGGGGGTCATCTGCGCAGCTCTCGGCCTCGGGGTCTTCTTCAACGAGTGGTTCGGTCTCGTCGGAGCGTGA
- a CDS encoding LysE family translocator has product MSGTALATWTVVALLGVMTPGIDTKLVLRHTILGGGRSGLAVVGGIAAGCLVWAGASLAGLTALLAASTVAYDIVRIAGACYLVWLGLSAIWKTLPRNRTATGDRLDAVDVNGLTVRSGLRAGFFTNLLNPKVGVFYISLLPQFMPVGPAATAWGALLVAIHLAVSFVWYPALIAIAARVRGVLLRDRVRAGLERVTAVVLIGVGVRLATESR; this is encoded by the coding sequence GTGTCCGGAACGGCCCTCGCGACCTGGACCGTGGTCGCGCTGCTCGGCGTCATGACTCCCGGAATCGACACGAAGCTGGTCCTCCGGCACACGATCCTCGGCGGAGGGCGCAGCGGCCTGGCCGTCGTCGGCGGCATCGCGGCGGGCTGCCTGGTGTGGGCCGGCGCGAGCCTCGCCGGCCTCACCGCCCTGCTCGCGGCCTCGACCGTTGCCTACGACATCGTGCGCATCGCCGGAGCCTGCTACCTCGTGTGGCTCGGCCTCTCGGCGATCTGGAAGACGCTGCCCCGGAATCGAACCGCGACCGGCGACAGGCTGGACGCGGTCGACGTGAACGGGCTGACCGTCCGCAGCGGGCTGCGGGCCGGGTTCTTCACCAACCTGTTGAATCCGAAGGTCGGGGTGTTCTACATCAGCTTGCTGCCCCAGTTCATGCCCGTGGGGCCGGCGGCCACAGCATGGGGTGCCCTGCTGGTCGCGATCCATCTGGCCGTCAGCTTCGTCTGGTACCCGGCTCTGATCGCGATCGCGGCACGGGTGCGCGGAGTTCTGCTGCGTGACCGGGTACGCGCAGGGCTCGAGCGCGTCACCGCCGTGGTCCTGATCGGCGTCGGCGTCCGGCTCGCCACGGAGTCCCGGTAG
- a CDS encoding LLM class F420-dependent oxidoreductase, which produces MTPPVGINAGHFFRGVPAGFADTVRRIEDLGFDGLWFAEAYGSDVFTPLAYAAALTSRIRLGTAVAQIPARTPAATATTATTLDHLSGGRVVLGLGASGPQVSEGWHGVAYPRPLARTREYVDVVRQVLAREQPLDHDGEFHQLPLRGGTGLGKPLRSSLHVLRPDLPIQLGAEGPRNIALAAEIADGWHAMFFSPAFDDFYRTALEEGFARRGGRPEHFEVVCTLPVVVDTDIERAADRIRPDLALYMGGMGARGANFHHDVFVRMGHAETAARVQDLYLRGEKAAAAAAVPTSLVEEIALIGPVGKIREDLARWSGTVVDSLAVQGLPEDLEIVAKALL; this is translated from the coding sequence GTGACGCCACCGGTGGGCATCAACGCCGGGCACTTCTTCCGGGGGGTGCCGGCGGGCTTCGCCGACACCGTCCGGCGGATCGAGGACCTGGGTTTCGACGGCCTCTGGTTCGCCGAGGCCTACGGCTCGGACGTGTTCACGCCGCTGGCCTACGCCGCGGCGCTGACCAGCCGGATCCGGCTCGGGACCGCCGTGGCGCAGATCCCGGCCCGCACCCCTGCGGCCACCGCGACCACGGCGACGACGCTGGACCACCTCTCCGGCGGCCGGGTCGTGCTGGGGCTCGGCGCGTCCGGCCCGCAGGTCTCCGAGGGCTGGCACGGGGTCGCCTACCCCCGTCCGCTGGCCCGGACCCGGGAGTACGTCGACGTCGTACGGCAGGTGCTGGCCCGTGAGCAGCCGCTCGACCACGACGGCGAGTTCCACCAGCTCCCGCTGCGCGGCGGCACCGGGCTGGGCAAACCGCTGAGGAGCTCGCTGCACGTACTGCGCCCCGACCTGCCGATCCAGCTCGGCGCCGAGGGCCCGCGCAACATCGCCCTCGCCGCCGAGATCGCGGACGGCTGGCATGCGATGTTCTTCTCCCCCGCCTTCGACGACTTCTACCGGACCGCGCTCGAGGAGGGCTTCGCCCGCCGCGGTGGCCGTCCGGAGCACTTCGAGGTCGTCTGCACGCTGCCGGTCGTGGTGGACACCGACATCGAACGCGCCGCCGACCGGATCCGGCCCGATCTCGCCCTGTACATGGGTGGCATGGGCGCGCGGGGCGCGAACTTCCATCACGACGTGTTCGTCCGGATGGGCCACGCCGAGACGGCGGCCCGGGTGCAGGATCTGTACCTGCGGGGTGAGAAGGCCGCTGCCGCGGCCGCCGTCCCCACCTCGCTGGTCGAGGAGATCGCGCTCATCGGGCCGGTGGGCAAGATCCGCGAGGATCTGGCGCGCTGGTCGGGCACCGTGGTCGACTCGCTGGCCGTCCAGGGGCTGCCCGAGGACCTGGAGATCGTGGCGAAGGCCCTGCTCTGA
- a CDS encoding LLM class flavin-dependent oxidoreductase, protein MKKIGFLSFGHWSPSPQSEARSASDTLLQSIELAVAAEELGADGAYFRVHHFARQLASPFPLLSAAAARTSRIELGTGVIDMRYENPLYMAEDAGAADLISGGRLQLGLSRGSPEQVIDGYRYFGFEPAEGSTDADMAREHTRQFFEGIGGEGFARPNPRPMFPNPPGLLRIEPHSPGLRDRIWWGAGSRATAEWTAERGMNLMSSTLLTEDTGVPFHQLQAEQIHRFRAAWDAAGHQREPRVSVSRSIFPIVNDLDRQFFWRDRHSTDQVGHIDGGEARFGRTYAGEPDKLVAELAEDEAIAAADTLLLTVPNQLGVDYNAHVIESVLTHLAPELGWR, encoded by the coding sequence ATGAAGAAGATTGGGTTCCTGTCCTTCGGGCACTGGTCCCCGTCCCCGCAGTCCGAGGCGCGCTCGGCGTCCGACACGCTGTTGCAGTCGATCGAGCTCGCCGTGGCGGCGGAGGAGCTCGGCGCCGACGGTGCCTACTTCCGGGTGCACCACTTCGCCCGGCAGCTCGCCTCGCCGTTCCCGCTGTTGTCCGCGGCCGCCGCCCGGACCAGCCGGATCGAGCTCGGCACCGGTGTCATCGACATGCGCTACGAGAACCCGCTGTACATGGCGGAGGACGCCGGCGCCGCCGACCTGATCTCCGGCGGCCGCCTCCAGCTGGGGCTGAGCCGCGGATCCCCGGAGCAGGTCATCGACGGGTACCGCTACTTCGGGTTCGAGCCTGCCGAGGGCTCGACCGACGCGGACATGGCGCGCGAGCACACCCGCCAGTTCTTCGAGGGGATCGGTGGTGAGGGGTTCGCCCGGCCGAACCCGCGTCCGATGTTCCCCAACCCGCCCGGGCTGCTGCGGATCGAGCCGCACTCACCGGGCCTGCGGGACCGGATCTGGTGGGGCGCCGGAAGCAGGGCGACCGCGGAGTGGACCGCCGAGCGCGGGATGAACCTGATGAGCTCGACGCTGCTCACCGAGGACACCGGCGTGCCGTTCCACCAGCTGCAGGCCGAGCAGATCCACCGTTTCCGGGCGGCCTGGGACGCGGCCGGGCACCAGCGCGAGCCCCGGGTCTCGGTCAGCCGCAGCATCTTCCCGATCGTCAACGACCTCGATCGGCAGTTCTTCTGGCGGGATCGGCACAGCACCGACCAGGTCGGTCACATCGACGGCGGCGAAGCCCGGTTCGGGCGCACCTACGCGGGTGAGCCGGACAAGCTCGTCGCGGAGCTGGCCGAGGACGAGGCGATCGCCGCGGCGGACACGCTGCTGCTGACCGTCCCCAACCAGCTGGGTGTCGACTACAACGCGCACGTGATCGAGAGCGTGCTCACCCACCTGGCGCCGGAGCTGGGCTGGCGCTGA
- a CDS encoding TetR/AcrR family transcriptional regulator, whose amino-acid sequence MAQERGPRRRDPARKTRILGAAAELISRNGYHVVGMADIGTAAGIVGSGIYRHFPSKGSILAALLGQVMAKLGDGASAIVESAPDDRAAVTELVRNHVRVAVQDRRILQVYHREARNLPDDDLRRLRRSQRHYIEEWVAVVAPLRPDLPDAEVRVLVHAAIGSVQSILFHNSGLPVDRLSALLSGAAHAALGVEPAADTGCERVAHPEVVEELEEGA is encoded by the coding sequence GTGGCGCAGGAACGTGGGCCGCGGCGGCGCGATCCGGCTCGCAAGACCCGGATCCTGGGTGCGGCGGCGGAGCTGATCTCCCGCAACGGGTATCACGTGGTCGGGATGGCCGACATCGGCACCGCGGCCGGCATCGTCGGGTCCGGCATCTACCGCCACTTCCCCAGCAAGGGATCGATCCTGGCGGCCCTGCTCGGGCAGGTCATGGCGAAGCTGGGGGACGGCGCGTCGGCGATCGTCGAGTCGGCCCCGGACGACCGGGCCGCGGTGACCGAGCTGGTCCGCAATCACGTGCGGGTGGCCGTCCAGGACCGCCGCATCCTGCAGGTCTACCACCGCGAGGCGCGCAACCTGCCGGACGACGACCTGCGCAGGCTGCGCCGCTCGCAGCGGCACTACATCGAGGAGTGGGTGGCGGTCGTCGCGCCGCTGCGTCCGGACCTTCCCGATGCCGAGGTGCGGGTGCTGGTGCACGCCGCGATCGGCAGCGTGCAGAGCATCCTGTTCCACAACTCCGGCCTGCCCGTCGACCGGCTGTCCGCGCTGCTCAGCGGCGCCGCGCACGCCGCTCTCGGAGTCGAGCCCGCGGCGGACACGGGCTGCGAGCGGGTCGCCCATCCCGAGGTCGTCGAGGAGCTCGAAGAGGGCGCGTGA
- the tgmC gene encoding ATP-grasp peptide maturase system methyltransferase, which produces MRSEPMGPDPTHARRRDLAGTLADGGWLRSPEWRVAFETVPRHLYVPRAFGFTSDRSAHQAIGSDDPRWLDLVYDDQAITTQLDADDTRWDHARDHGPVLGTVTSSSSQPSLMAGMLESLDIADGHQVLELGTGTGYNTALLCHRLGADLVTSVEYDPVVAEYARHVLYEQGLRPSLAVGDGAAGVPERAPFDRVIATYGTTAVPPAWVAQTRPGGIIVASLNDGLGAGIMVRLVVDDHGAAHGHLTPDDAHFMPTRTEVPTRIDELLRAAATGPDGRTRTARLPAIVPDRAPGWAVLAALRYPGIARVTLHRDDGTVQWLVHPDGSWAYRDPATDQVEQAGPRQLWDLIEDAHDQWLALGAPDRTRFGITVVPGGRRVWLDDPDGPRTWPTDADASDGWCP; this is translated from the coding sequence ATGAGATCCGAGCCGATGGGCCCCGACCCCACCCATGCCCGGCGCCGGGATCTCGCCGGGACCCTGGCCGACGGCGGCTGGCTGCGGAGCCCTGAGTGGCGCGTCGCCTTCGAGACGGTGCCGCGGCATCTGTATGTGCCGCGGGCGTTCGGTTTCACCTCCGACCGCAGCGCTCACCAGGCCATCGGCTCCGACGATCCGCGATGGCTCGACCTCGTCTACGACGATCAGGCGATCACGACCCAGCTCGACGCCGACGACACCCGCTGGGACCACGCCCGTGACCACGGGCCGGTCCTCGGGACCGTGACGTCGTCGAGCTCCCAGCCGAGCCTGATGGCCGGCATGCTCGAATCCCTCGACATCGCAGACGGGCACCAGGTCCTCGAGCTCGGCACGGGCACCGGTTACAACACGGCGCTGCTGTGCCACCGCCTCGGAGCCGACCTGGTCACCAGCGTCGAGTACGACCCCGTCGTTGCCGAGTACGCCCGCCACGTCCTGTACGAACAGGGGCTCCGGCCCAGCCTGGCCGTCGGCGACGGGGCCGCCGGTGTGCCGGAGCGGGCGCCGTTCGATCGAGTCATCGCGACCTACGGGACGACGGCGGTCCCGCCGGCCTGGGTTGCCCAGACCCGGCCCGGCGGCATCATCGTCGCCAGCCTGAACGACGGCCTCGGGGCCGGGATCATGGTGCGTCTGGTCGTCGACGACCACGGTGCGGCACACGGGCACCTCACGCCCGACGACGCGCACTTCATGCCCACCCGCACCGAGGTCCCGACGCGGATCGACGAGCTGCTGCGGGCCGCCGCGACCGGCCCCGACGGGCGGACGCGGACAGCGCGCCTCCCCGCGATCGTCCCCGATCGCGCTCCCGGCTGGGCCGTGCTCGCCGCTCTGCGGTACCCGGGCATCGCCCGCGTGACCTTGCACCGTGACGACGGCACCGTGCAGTGGCTCGTACACCCCGACGGGTCATGGGCCTACCGCGATCCCGCCACCGACCAGGTCGAGCAGGCAGGGCCCCGGCAGCTGTGGGATCTGATCGAGGACGCCCATGACCAGTGGCTCGCGCTCGGCGCCCCGGACCGGACCCGCTTCGGGATCACCGTCGTCCCCGGTGGCCGCCGGGTATGGCTCGATGACCCCGACGGCCCGCGCACCTGGCCGACCGACGCCGATGCGTCCGACGGGTGGTGCCCGTAA
- a CDS encoding TetR/AcrR family transcriptional regulator has protein sequence MTQEARRQQLIAATMEVIAEVGLSSASFARIADRAGVSSTRMISYHFADRDELIEAVFSDVFRRAGEFIEPFVVAHEDPAGQITGLIEGNARFAVQHPTAVLASGEIWASHRRPDGSRRYGVDVHDLELDVVGQILAAGQEAGQFRQFDVHLMALTLRHALNGLMELVAVSPDVDVEHHIDEHVATFGRALRT, from the coding sequence GTGACGCAGGAAGCCCGGCGTCAGCAGCTGATCGCTGCGACGATGGAGGTGATCGCCGAGGTCGGGCTGTCGTCAGCGTCGTTCGCGCGGATCGCCGACCGCGCCGGCGTGTCCAGCACCCGGATGATCTCGTATCACTTCGCCGACCGGGACGAGCTGATCGAAGCTGTCTTCAGCGACGTGTTCCGGCGGGCCGGCGAGTTCATCGAACCGTTCGTCGTGGCGCACGAGGATCCGGCGGGGCAGATCACCGGACTCATCGAGGGCAACGCGCGGTTCGCGGTGCAGCACCCGACGGCCGTCCTCGCCTCCGGGGAGATCTGGGCGAGCCACCGGCGACCGGACGGGTCTCGACGCTACGGCGTCGACGTTCACGATCTCGAGCTGGACGTGGTCGGGCAGATCCTCGCCGCGGGACAGGAGGCCGGGCAGTTCCGGCAGTTCGACGTCCACCTGATGGCGCTCACCCTGCGCCACGCGCTCAACGGCCTCATGGAGCTGGTCGCGGTCTCCCCCGACGTGGATGTCGAGCACCACATCGACGAGCACGTCGCGACGTTCGGTCGGGCGCTACGGACATGA
- a CDS encoding acyclic terpene utilization AtuA family protein, translating into MTRAPVRIGNCSGFYGDRIAAAREMVDGGPIDVLTGDYLAELTMLILYKARQKDPAGGYAKTFLTQVEHVLGSCLDRGIKIVSNAGGLNPAGLATDLAALAERLGLSPRIAYVHGDDLIGRLDDIQAAGHSLAHLDTGVALADAGVDPVSANAYLGGWGITEALRAEADIVVTGRVTDASVVVGPAAWWHGWERTDFDAVAGAMAAGHVIECGPQATGGNYSFFEEVTDRRYPGFPVAEVAADGSSVITKHADTGGLVSPGTVTAQLLYEIGEPAYPGPDAVAHFDSLRLTQDGEHRVRISGARGSAPTDRLKVALNYEGGYRNTMTLVLTGTKIEEKAAWASEQLTELLGGADRFEELDIQLLRFDHPDAPTNAQATAHLRVTVKDPDRRKVGRAFSNTTMELALGGYPGFHTTTPPSAESAFGVYWPTLVPAAQVQHLVTLPDGSTKPVPHSPLTAEIPAPAELVTPAPTGGPTRRLPLGEIAAARSGDKGGNANIGVWTRTDAEYEWLRAHLTVERVRELIPEAAELEIRRFDLPNLRALNFVVVGILDAGVASTTRPDPQAKGLGEYLRSRLVDIPATLLPEPERHS; encoded by the coding sequence ATGACCCGCGCACCGGTGCGCATCGGCAACTGCTCCGGCTTCTACGGCGACCGCATCGCGGCGGCCCGCGAGATGGTCGACGGCGGGCCGATCGACGTCCTGACCGGGGACTATCTCGCCGAGCTGACCATGCTGATCCTGTACAAGGCCCGGCAGAAGGACCCGGCCGGCGGCTACGCGAAGACCTTCCTCACCCAGGTCGAGCATGTCCTCGGCTCCTGCCTGGACCGCGGCATCAAGATCGTGTCCAACGCGGGCGGGCTCAACCCGGCGGGGCTGGCCACCGACCTCGCCGCGCTGGCGGAGCGCCTCGGGCTGTCGCCGAGGATCGCCTACGTGCACGGCGACGACCTGATCGGGCGGCTCGACGACATCCAGGCCGCCGGACACTCCCTGGCGCACCTCGACACCGGCGTCGCGCTGGCCGACGCCGGGGTGGATCCGGTGTCCGCCAACGCCTATCTCGGCGGCTGGGGCATCACCGAGGCGCTGCGCGCCGAGGCCGACATCGTGGTGACGGGGCGGGTCACCGACGCCTCGGTCGTCGTCGGGCCCGCCGCCTGGTGGCACGGCTGGGAGCGCACCGACTTCGACGCCGTCGCCGGTGCGATGGCCGCCGGCCACGTCATCGAGTGCGGCCCGCAGGCCACCGGCGGGAACTACTCCTTCTTCGAGGAGGTCACCGACCGCCGCTATCCCGGCTTCCCGGTCGCCGAGGTCGCCGCCGACGGCTCCAGCGTGATCACCAAGCACGCGGACACCGGCGGGCTCGTCTCGCCGGGCACGGTCACCGCGCAGCTGCTCTACGAGATCGGCGAGCCCGCCTATCCCGGGCCGGACGCCGTGGCGCACTTCGACTCGCTGAGGCTCACCCAGGACGGCGAGCACCGGGTGCGCATCTCGGGCGCCCGCGGCAGCGCGCCGACCGACCGGCTCAAGGTCGCCCTGAACTACGAGGGCGGCTACCGCAACACGATGACGCTGGTGCTCACCGGCACGAAGATCGAGGAGAAGGCGGCCTGGGCGTCGGAGCAGCTGACCGAGCTGCTCGGCGGCGCGGACCGGTTCGAGGAGCTCGACATCCAGCTGCTGCGCTTCGACCACCCCGACGCGCCCACCAACGCACAGGCGACCGCGCACCTGCGGGTCACCGTGAAGGACCCGGACCGGCGCAAGGTCGGCCGTGCCTTCTCCAACACGACCATGGAGCTCGCGCTCGGCGGCTATCCCGGCTTCCACACCACCACCCCGCCGTCGGCCGAGAGCGCCTTCGGCGTCTACTGGCCCACCCTGGTGCCGGCCGCGCAGGTGCAGCACCTGGTCACACTGCCCGACGGCAGCACGAAGCCGGTGCCGCACAGCCCGCTCACCGCCGAGATCCCCGCCCCGGCGGAGCTGGTCACACCGGCGCCCACCGGCGGGCCCACCCGGCGGCTGCCGCTGGGCGAGATCGCGGCGGCCCGCTCCGGCGACAAGGGCGGCAACGCCAACATCGGGGTGTGGACCCGCACCGACGCCGAGTACGAGTGGCTCCGCGCCCACCTCACCGTCGAGCGTGTCCGCGAGCTGATCCCGGAGGCGGCCGAGCTGGAGATCCGCCGCTTCGACCTGCCGAACCTGCGCGCGCTGAACTTCGTCGTGGTCGGGATCCTGGACGCGGGCGTCGCGTCCACCACCCGGCCCGACCCGCAGGCCAAGGGGCTCGGCGAGTACCTGCGCAGCCGTCTCGTCGACATCCCGGCCACCCTGCTGCCGGAGCCGGAGCGGCACTCGTGA